A genomic segment from Streptomyces antibioticus encodes:
- a CDS encoding FAD-binding oxidoreductase — protein sequence MSAETETVSVTGWGRTAPSTARLIRPRTYEEAVAAVRDCGVRGGIPRGLGRAYGDAAQNAGGAVFDMTGLDRIHAIDADGGTVLCGAGVSLHSLMRVLLPLGWFVPVTPGTRYVTVGGAIGADIHGKNHHVCGSFARHVLSFELLTADGTIRTVAQDSPLFEATAGGMGLTGMILTATVRLQPVETSLMSVDTERAADLDDLMARLTATDHRYRYSVAWIDLLARGAATGRAVLTRGDHAPLDALPARTRRDPLAFRPSRLPSAPAAVPEGLLTRRTVGLFNELWYRRAPRARTGELQRLSAFFHPLDGVPHWNRVYGRAGFVQYQFVVGHGQEDALRRIVGRISERRCPSFLAVLKRFGAADPGWLSFPRPGWTLALDIPAGLPGLGAFLDELDEEVAAAGGRVYLAKDSRLRPDLLTAMYPRADDFRALRAELDPRGVFTSDLSRRLNL from the coding sequence ATGTCAGCCGAGACCGAGACCGTTTCCGTCACGGGATGGGGCCGTACCGCTCCCTCCACCGCCCGTCTGATCCGCCCCAGGACGTACGAGGAGGCCGTGGCCGCCGTCCGGGACTGCGGGGTCCGCGGCGGCATCCCCAGGGGCCTGGGACGGGCGTACGGGGACGCGGCGCAGAACGCGGGCGGGGCCGTGTTCGACATGACGGGCCTGGACCGGATCCACGCGATCGACGCCGACGGCGGGACCGTGCTGTGCGGCGCGGGCGTCTCCCTGCACTCGCTGATGCGGGTGCTGCTGCCGCTCGGCTGGTTCGTGCCGGTGACCCCCGGGACGAGGTACGTCACGGTCGGCGGGGCGATCGGCGCCGACATCCACGGCAAGAACCACCATGTGTGCGGCTCCTTCGCCCGCCATGTGCTGTCCTTCGAACTGCTCACCGCCGACGGCACGATCCGCACCGTCGCCCAGGACTCCCCGCTGTTCGAGGCCACCGCCGGGGGCATGGGCCTGACCGGGATGATCCTCACGGCCACCGTGCGGCTCCAGCCGGTCGAGACCTCCCTGATGTCGGTCGACACCGAACGCGCCGCCGATCTCGACGACCTGATGGCCCGGCTGACCGCCACCGACCACCGCTACCGCTACTCGGTCGCCTGGATCGACCTCCTCGCGCGCGGGGCGGCCACCGGGCGCGCGGTGCTCACCCGCGGCGACCACGCGCCCCTCGACGCGCTGCCCGCGCGCACCCGCCGGGACCCGCTGGCCTTCCGCCCCTCCCGGCTGCCGTCGGCGCCCGCCGCCGTCCCCGAGGGGCTGCTCACCCGCCGGACCGTGGGCCTGTTCAACGAACTCTGGTACCGCAGGGCGCCCCGCGCGCGGACCGGCGAACTCCAGCGGCTCTCCGCCTTCTTCCACCCCCTGGACGGCGTCCCGCACTGGAACCGCGTCTACGGCAGGGCCGGGTTCGTGCAGTACCAGTTCGTCGTCGGACACGGGCAGGAGGACGCGCTGCGCCGGATCGTGGGCCGGATCTCCGAGCGCCGCTGCCCGTCCTTCCTCGCCGTCCTCAAGCGGTTCGGGGCGGCCGACCCCGGCTGGCTCTCCTTCCCCCGGCCCGGCTGGACCCTCGCCCTGGACATCCCGGCCGGGCTGCCCGGACTCGGCGCCTTCCTCGACGAACTCGACGAGGAGGTGGCCGCCGCCGGCGGGCGGGTCTACCTCGCCAAGGACTCCCGGCTGCGGCCGGACCTGCTCACCGCGATGTACCCGCGCGCCGACGACTTCCGCGCGCTGCGCGCGGAGCTGGACCCGCGCGGCGTGTTCACCTCCGATCTGTCCCGGCGCCTCAACCTCTAG
- a CDS encoding phosphatase PAP2 family protein yields the protein MDHTDHLDHRILSALRARGADPRVAGAARALSWAGEHGALWLAAGLTGAAVDGGRRRAWLRATALTAGAHIASMGVKRIVRRPRPTHVEPLVRTAGRHSFPSSHATSAAAAAVAFGALGVRAARPLAAAMCLSRLVVGVHYPSDVAAGAALGALTARLGARWLKDGARTVPDTRGVRGGARS from the coding sequence ATGGACCACACGGACCACCTGGACCACCGCATCCTCTCGGCGCTGCGCGCCCGGGGCGCCGACCCGCGCGTGGCGGGCGCCGCGCGCGCCCTGTCCTGGGCGGGCGAGCACGGCGCGCTCTGGCTCGCGGCGGGGCTCACGGGCGCCGCCGTGGACGGCGGCCGGCGCCGCGCCTGGCTGCGCGCCACCGCGCTCACCGCCGGCGCGCACATCGCCAGCATGGGCGTGAAACGGATCGTGCGCCGACCGCGCCCCACCCATGTCGAGCCCCTGGTGCGCACCGCCGGACGGCACTCCTTCCCCAGCTCGCACGCGACCTCCGCCGCGGCCGCCGCCGTCGCCTTCGGCGCGCTGGGCGTACGGGCCGCCCGCCCGCTGGCCGCCGCGATGTGCCTGTCCCGGCTGGTCGTCGGCGTCCACTACCCCTCGGACGTGGCGGCGGGCGCGGCCCTCGGGGCCCTCACGGCGCGCCTTGGGGCGCGCTGGCTGAAGGACGGCGCGCGGACCGTACCGGACACGCGGGGCGTACGAGGAGGCGCGCGCTCATGA
- a CDS encoding decaprenyl-phosphate phosphoribosyltransferase, which translates to MTEAAHLTGTARPAEAAPPAPRTGGRLPAPARDGGGPPRRTGGLLGGLLRTARPKQWVKNILVVAAPAAAGRLFSWPALTELALVFALFTACAAAVYLINDARDADADRAHPTKRRRPVAAGQVPVPVAYAVGGGLAVLAPTAAAWLTTPAVAALLTAYLGMQLAYCVSLKHVLVVDLVVVTTGFLMRAVVGGLALGIPLSRWFLITTGFGALFMVAAKRYSEAVQMAGAAGATRALLTEYTTGYLRFVWQLAAGVAVLGYCLWALEEGGVPHTSVLPWRQLSMVAFILAVLRYAVFADRGTAGEPEEVVLGDRALALIGVAWLAMYGLAVANW; encoded by the coding sequence ATGACCGAGGCCGCCCACCTGACCGGCACCGCCCGCCCCGCCGAGGCCGCCCCGCCCGCCCCGCGCACCGGCGGCCGGCTGCCCGCACCGGCCCGCGACGGCGGCGGCCCGCCCCGCCGCACCGGCGGTCTCCTCGGCGGACTGCTGCGCACCGCCCGCCCCAAACAGTGGGTCAAGAACATCCTCGTCGTCGCCGCCCCCGCGGCCGCCGGACGGCTCTTCTCCTGGCCCGCCCTCACCGAACTCGCCCTGGTCTTCGCCCTGTTCACCGCCTGCGCGGCCGCCGTCTACCTGATCAACGACGCCCGCGACGCCGACGCCGACCGCGCCCACCCCACCAAACGGCGCCGCCCGGTCGCCGCCGGACAGGTCCCCGTCCCCGTCGCCTACGCCGTCGGCGGCGGCCTCGCCGTCCTCGCGCCCACCGCCGCGGCCTGGCTCACCACCCCGGCCGTCGCCGCGCTCCTGACCGCCTACCTCGGCATGCAACTGGCGTACTGCGTCAGCCTCAAGCACGTCCTGGTCGTCGACCTCGTCGTCGTCACCACCGGCTTCCTGATGCGGGCCGTCGTCGGCGGGCTCGCCCTCGGCATCCCGCTGTCCCGCTGGTTCCTGATCACCACCGGCTTCGGCGCGCTGTTCATGGTCGCGGCCAAGCGCTACTCCGAGGCCGTCCAGATGGCCGGCGCGGCCGGCGCCACCCGCGCCCTGCTCACCGAGTACACCACCGGCTATCTGCGCTTCGTCTGGCAGCTCGCCGCCGGGGTCGCCGTGCTCGGCTACTGCCTTTGGGCGCTGGAGGAGGGCGGCGTCCCGCACACCAGCGTGCTGCCCTGGCGCCAACTGTCCATGGTCGCCTTCATCCTGGCCGTCCTGCGCTACGCCGTCTTCGCCGACCGCGGCACCGCGGGAGAGCCCGAGGAGGTCGTCCTCGGCGACCGCGCCCTCGCCCTCATCGGCGTCGCCTGGCTCGCCATGTACGGCCTGGCGGTGGCCAATTGGTAG
- a CDS encoding GtrA family protein has protein sequence MVAGRRELLGFAAVGLLAYAVDLALFTWLRGPAGHDPLTAKTLSFLAGCTVAYLGNALGTYRHARVRGLRPYAVFFAVNVAGALVQLLCLTVSHYGLGLTSQRADTVSGAGIGMALATVLRFWGTRTLVFRVIGREQGRVGSWTG, from the coding sequence TTGGTAGCCGGCCGGCGTGAACTCCTGGGCTTCGCCGCCGTCGGCCTGCTCGCCTACGCCGTCGACCTCGCCCTGTTCACCTGGCTGCGCGGCCCGGCCGGCCACGACCCGCTCACCGCGAAGACCCTGTCCTTCCTGGCCGGCTGCACGGTCGCCTACCTCGGCAACGCGCTCGGCACCTACCGGCACGCGCGCGTGCGGGGCCTGCGCCCGTACGCCGTGTTCTTCGCGGTGAACGTCGCGGGCGCCCTCGTCCAACTGCTCTGCCTCACCGTCAGCCACTACGGCCTCGGGCTCACCTCGCAGCGCGCCGACACCGTCTCCGGCGCCGGGATCGGGATGGCGCTGGCGACTGTCCTGCGCTTCTGGGGTACACGCACTCTTGTCTTCCGCGTCATCGGCCGCGAGCAGGGCAGAGTGGGATCATGGACTGGCTGA
- a CDS encoding YihY/virulence factor BrkB family protein, whose product MDWLKKLPVVGPYIARLMTTHAWRSYERLDRVKWTRLAAAMTFISFIALFPLLTLAAAIAAATLNKSQQDDLQDKIEDQFPGIGDQLDINSLVQNAGTVGLIAGALLLFTGMGWVSQMRECLRAVWELPDKEENVVLAKAKDAGILLGLGGAVLATIAISTLASALVGRLIKEAGIDDGGWGGILLRIVAFTIAVLADFLVLLYVLTLLPGVEPPRRRLIVAALIGAIGFELLKLLLSGYIQGVAAKSMYGAFGVPIALLLWINFTCKLLLYSSSWTATGSAGEPGPDGADEDGVSDGGGPDPAAASAG is encoded by the coding sequence ATGGACTGGCTGAAGAAGCTTCCCGTCGTCGGGCCGTACATCGCGCGCCTGATGACCACACACGCCTGGCGGTCGTACGAGCGGCTGGACCGGGTGAAGTGGACGCGGCTGGCCGCCGCGATGACGTTCATCAGTTTCATCGCGCTGTTCCCGCTGCTGACCCTCGCCGCCGCGATCGCCGCCGCGACCCTGAACAAGTCCCAGCAGGACGACCTCCAGGACAAGATCGAGGACCAGTTCCCCGGCATCGGCGACCAGCTCGACATCAACAGCCTGGTCCAGAACGCCGGCACGGTCGGTCTCATCGCCGGCGCCCTGCTGCTGTTCACCGGCATGGGCTGGGTCAGCCAGATGCGGGAGTGTCTGCGCGCGGTGTGGGAGCTGCCCGACAAGGAGGAGAACGTCGTCCTGGCCAAGGCCAAGGACGCGGGCATCCTGCTCGGCCTCGGCGGCGCCGTCCTCGCCACCATCGCGATCTCCACGCTCGCCTCCGCGCTGGTCGGCCGGCTCATCAAGGAGGCCGGGATCGACGACGGCGGCTGGGGCGGCATCCTGCTGCGGATCGTCGCCTTCACCATCGCCGTCCTCGCCGACTTCCTGGTCCTGCTCTACGTCCTCACCCTGCTGCCCGGCGTCGAACCGCCGCGCCGCCGCCTGATCGTCGCCGCGCTGATCGGCGCGATCGGCTTCGAACTGCTCAAGCTGCTGCTCAGCGGCTACATCCAGGGTGTCGCCGCGAAGAGCATGTACGGCGCGTTCGGCGTGCCCATCGCCCTGCTGCTGTGGATCAACTTCACCTGCAAGCTGCTCCTGTACAGCTCCTCGTGGACGGCGACGGGCAGCGCCGGCGAGCCCGGCCCCGACGGGGCCGACGAGGACGGCGTCAGCGACGGCGGCGGACCAGATCCGGCAGCGGCCAGCGCCGGTTGA
- a CDS encoding D-alanyl-D-alanine carboxypeptidase family protein — protein MPAPIMQTVRRSLLVTSATLASLALTAPVSLAAPSPSPSGSPSATPPATMSTVGGVRLGQPGTQVALAGDAPVVPKGITARSWIVADAESGDVLAAHNAHWRLPPASTMKMLFADTVLPKFPKSTAHKVLPADLEGIGSGSSMVGIKENETYTVHDLWLGVFLRSGNDAVHVLSAMNGGVANTVAEMNEHAEELQALDTNVVSPDGYDASGQVSSAYDLTLIARSGLQKKDFREYCSTVSAKFPGETKKNKKGKRVRGSFEIQNTNRLLSGDYDISQYPGIAGVKNGNTTNAGATFTGVAERDGRVLLVTVMNPEKSDHNEVYKETAKLFDWGFAAAGKVTPVGELVAPKGTEQAGKAGANPSASATPGTSGEAGGGAAKAGDKPVAAGAVAEDGSRGMWTALAITGGVLVLLAAGAFLVNRRWPLPDLVRRRR, from the coding sequence GTGCCCGCACCCATCATGCAGACCGTCAGGCGATCCCTGCTGGTCACCTCCGCGACCCTCGCGTCCCTCGCGCTGACCGCGCCCGTCTCGCTCGCCGCGCCGAGCCCCTCCCCGTCGGGCTCCCCGTCCGCGACTCCCCCGGCGACGATGTCGACGGTCGGCGGGGTCCGGCTCGGGCAGCCGGGCACCCAGGTGGCGCTGGCCGGTGACGCGCCGGTGGTGCCGAAGGGCATCACCGCGCGGTCGTGGATCGTCGCCGACGCCGAGTCCGGGGACGTGCTGGCCGCGCACAACGCGCACTGGCGGCTGCCTCCGGCGAGCACGATGAAGATGCTGTTCGCCGACACCGTGCTGCCGAAGTTCCCCAAGAGCACCGCGCACAAGGTGCTGCCGGCCGACCTGGAGGGCATCGGCTCCGGGTCCAGCATGGTCGGCATAAAGGAGAACGAGACCTACACCGTCCACGATCTGTGGCTCGGCGTCTTCCTGCGCTCGGGCAACGACGCCGTGCACGTGCTGTCGGCCATGAACGGCGGCGTGGCCAACACCGTCGCCGAGATGAACGAGCACGCCGAGGAGCTCCAGGCCCTCGACACGAACGTGGTCTCCCCCGACGGCTACGACGCCTCGGGCCAGGTCTCCTCGGCCTACGACCTGACGCTGATCGCCCGCTCCGGGCTCCAGAAGAAGGACTTCCGGGAGTACTGCTCGACCGTCTCGGCCAAGTTCCCCGGCGAGACGAAGAAGAACAAGAAGGGCAAGCGGGTCCGCGGCTCCTTCGAGATCCAGAACACCAACCGGCTGCTGAGCGGCGACTACGACATCTCGCAGTACCCGGGCATCGCCGGGGTGAAGAACGGCAACACCACCAACGCGGGCGCCACCTTCACCGGGGTCGCCGAGCGGGACGGCCGGGTGCTGCTGGTCACGGTGATGAACCCGGAGAAGTCCGACCACAACGAGGTCTACAAGGAGACCGCCAAGCTCTTCGACTGGGGCTTCGCGGCGGCCGGCAAGGTGACGCCGGTCGGTGAACTGGTCGCGCCGAAGGGCACCGAGCAGGCCGGAAAGGCCGGCGCCAACCCGTCGGCCTCCGCCACGCCGGGCACGTCCGGCGAGGCGGGCGGCGGCGCCGCGAAGGCGGGCGACAAGCCGGTGGCGGCCGGGGCCGTCGCCGAGGACGGCTCCCGGGGCATGTGGACCGCGCTGGCGATCACCGGCGGGGTGCTGGTGCTGCTCGCGGCCGGGGCGTTCCTGGTCAACCGGCGCTGGCCGCTGCCGGATCTGGTCCGCCGCCGTCGCTGA
- a CDS encoding SCO4848 family membrane protein yields the protein MKLSRPLSWFLLAFGVWSWIIWVTFVKNLVKDSSGLAFDDGDPTAYFWVHLTLAVVSFVLGTVVGVIGLRGLRALRGAS from the coding sequence ATGAAGCTCAGCCGCCCCCTCTCCTGGTTCCTGCTCGCCTTCGGGGTGTGGAGCTGGATCATCTGGGTCACTTTCGTCAAAAACCTGGTCAAGGACAGCAGCGGGCTCGCGTTCGACGACGGCGACCCCACGGCGTACTTCTGGGTCCATCTGACGCTGGCCGTCGTCTCCTTCGTATTGGGGACGGTCGTCGGGGTCATCGGGTTGCGTGGTCTGCGCGCACTGCGGGGAGCGTCATAG
- a CDS encoding metallophosphoesterase — translation MALLVVLFVLLALAVLVAANWYLWRRLFRDTTARPGPVRRGGAVLIGGGWALAIGALVAERAGAPFWLQRTLAWPGFLWLALSIYLLLGVVVGEAVRPVLRRVLERRAARAAEPAAVPEREPVPVPAKAKPEPAKGEAAKGQAQDPPPAPAPSRRLFVSRVVGGAAAAAAVGTVGYGTYGVLRGPGVKRVTVPLAKLPRAAHGYRIAVVSDIHLGPVLGRGFAQKVVDTINATQPDLIAVVGDLVDGSVKDLGPAAAPLAGLKARHGSYFVTGNHEYFSGAEQWVEEVRRLGLLPLENARTELPWFDLAGVNDIAGESEGLGPDFTRALGDRDPARACVLLAHQPVQIHDAVRHGVDLQLSGHTHGGQLWPGNLFAAAANPTLAGLERHGDTQLYVTRGAGAWGPPTRVGAPSDITVIELASRRA, via the coding sequence ATGGCACTTCTCGTCGTCCTCTTCGTCCTGCTCGCCCTCGCCGTCCTGGTCGCGGCCAACTGGTACCTGTGGCGACGGCTGTTCCGCGACACCACCGCCCGCCCGGGACCCGTGCGGCGCGGCGGCGCCGTGCTGATCGGCGGCGGCTGGGCCCTGGCGATCGGCGCGCTGGTCGCCGAGCGCGCGGGCGCGCCGTTCTGGCTCCAGCGCACGCTGGCCTGGCCCGGCTTCCTGTGGCTGGCCCTCTCCATCTACCTGCTGCTCGGCGTGGTCGTGGGCGAGGCGGTACGGCCCGTGCTGCGGCGCGTGCTGGAACGGCGGGCGGCCCGCGCCGCCGAGCCGGCCGCCGTACCGGAGCGCGAGCCGGTCCCGGTCCCCGCGAAGGCGAAGCCGGAGCCGGCGAAGGGGGAGGCGGCGAAGGGGCAGGCACAGGACCCGCCGCCCGCTCCCGCCCCCTCCCGTCGGCTGTTCGTCTCCCGGGTGGTCGGCGGCGCGGCGGCCGCGGCGGCCGTCGGCACGGTCGGCTACGGCACCTACGGCGTCCTGCGCGGCCCGGGCGTCAAGCGGGTCACCGTCCCGCTGGCCAAGCTCCCGCGCGCCGCCCACGGCTACCGGATCGCCGTCGTCAGCGACATCCACCTCGGGCCGGTGCTCGGCCGGGGCTTCGCGCAGAAGGTCGTCGACACGATCAACGCCACCCAGCCCGACCTGATCGCGGTCGTCGGTGACCTGGTCGACGGCAGTGTGAAGGACCTCGGCCCGGCCGCCGCCCCGCTCGCCGGGCTGAAGGCACGGCACGGCAGCTACTTCGTCACCGGCAACCACGAGTACTTCTCCGGCGCCGAGCAGTGGGTCGAGGAGGTACGGCGCCTCGGCCTGCTCCCCCTGGAGAACGCCCGCACGGAGCTGCCCTGGTTCGACCTCGCCGGGGTCAACGACATCGCGGGCGAGAGCGAGGGCCTCGGCCCCGACTTCACCCGCGCGCTCGGCGACCGGGACCCGGCACGCGCGTGCGTGCTCCTCGCCCACCAGCCCGTCCAGATCCACGACGCGGTACGCCACGGCGTCGACCTCCAGCTCTCCGGCCACACCCACGGCGGCCAGCTCTGGCCCGGCAACCTGTTCGCGGCGGCCGCGAACCCCACCCTGGCCGGTCTGGAACGCCACGGCGACACCCAGCTCTACGTCACCCGAGGCGCCGGCGCCTGGGGCCCACCGACCCGCGTGGGCGCCCCGTCCGACATCACGGTGATCGAACTGGCCTCCCGGCGGGCGTGA
- a CDS encoding TetR/AcrR family transcriptional regulator: MSANNSADHDGPAEAAPPPPAGPSEASPASKSEQTRALILETAMRLFQERGYDKTTMRAIAKEAGVSVGNAYYYFAGKEWLIQGFYDRLAAEHREAVRDILARETSLEARMAGVLRTWLDVAKPYHEFAVQFFKNAADPDSPLSPFSAESEHAREEAIAVHREVLAGSKAKVPEELREVLPELMWLAQMGLVMYWIYDRTEDRERSYRLAGRGARLTARGVSLARFRVLRPLVLEIHELFTDFLPGMTNALPDPATPKKK, translated from the coding sequence GTGTCCGCCAACAACTCCGCCGACCACGACGGCCCCGCCGAGGCCGCTCCCCCGCCCCCGGCCGGGCCCTCCGAGGCGTCGCCCGCGTCCAAGTCGGAACAGACCCGCGCCCTGATCCTGGAGACGGCCATGCGGCTGTTCCAGGAGCGCGGCTACGACAAGACGACGATGCGGGCCATCGCCAAGGAGGCGGGCGTCTCCGTGGGGAACGCCTACTACTACTTCGCCGGCAAGGAATGGCTGATCCAGGGGTTCTACGACCGTCTCGCCGCCGAACACCGCGAGGCGGTCCGGGACATCCTGGCGCGGGAGACCAGCCTGGAGGCACGCATGGCGGGCGTGCTGCGCACCTGGCTGGACGTGGCGAAGCCGTACCACGAGTTCGCCGTGCAGTTCTTCAAGAACGCCGCCGACCCGGACAGCCCGCTCAGCCCCTTCTCGGCGGAGTCGGAGCACGCGCGCGAGGAGGCGATCGCCGTCCACCGGGAGGTGCTCGCCGGTTCCAAGGCGAAGGTGCCGGAGGAACTGCGGGAGGTGCTCCCCGAGTTGATGTGGCTCGCCCAGATGGGCCTGGTCATGTACTGGATCTACGACCGCACGGAGGACCGCGAACGCAGCTACCGCCTCGCCGGCCGCGGCGCCCGCCTCACCGCCCGAGGCGTCTCCCTGGCCCGCTTCCGCGTCCTGCGCCCCCTGGTCCTGGAGATCCACGAACTCTTCACCGACTTCCTCCCCGGCATGACCAACGCCCTGCCGGACCCGGCCACGCCGAAGAAGAAGTAG
- a CDS encoding thiol-disulfide oxidoreductase DCC family protein: MSTVAARPRATPDRGAARVPVRRLTVLYDAGCELCVFVRDWLNRQPQLVPLDLVPAGSDRARARFPGLDHRATLEEITVVGDAGQVYRGAAAWIVTLWALRAHRPLAHRLSTPAGAKLAKGAVLAAAKWRGAYGGARAAGWGGRSYRAADGWSYDPRAGWTYTPPACADGSCSTG; this comes from the coding sequence GTGAGCACCGTGGCCGCCCGACCGCGGGCCACGCCGGACCGGGGCGCCGCGCGCGTCCCGGTCCGCCGGCTCACCGTCCTCTACGACGCCGGCTGCGAGCTGTGCGTCTTCGTGCGGGACTGGCTGAACCGCCAGCCGCAGCTCGTGCCGCTGGACCTGGTCCCGGCCGGCTCCGACCGGGCCCGGGCCCGCTTCCCCGGCCTGGACCACCGCGCCACGCTGGAGGAGATCACCGTCGTCGGTGACGCGGGCCAGGTCTACCGGGGCGCGGCCGCCTGGATCGTCACCCTGTGGGCGCTGCGCGCGCACCGCCCGCTGGCCCACCGGCTGAGCACCCCCGCCGGGGCGAAGCTGGCCAAGGGCGCGGTGCTCGCGGCCGCCAAGTGGCGCGGGGCGTACGGCGGGGCGCGGGCCGCGGGGTGGGGCGGGCGCTCGTACCGCGCCGCGGACGGCTGGTCCTACGACCCGCGCGCGGGCTGGACGTACACCCCGCCCGCCTGTGCCGACGGGTCCTGCTCCACTGGTTAG
- a CDS encoding VOC family protein, whose amino-acid sequence MSDDLSYELLGFDNVVLPVGDLGEAVGFYERAGFAVAFHFDEAGIALLRVGGETPGILLRHEDGMGHRPPPWPSPRVWLEVPDARVAARRLAEAGIAPLDAPFSVATGWTVEVADPWGNVVGFTDYTKRPELGRRP is encoded by the coding sequence ATGTCAGACGATCTTTCGTACGAGCTGCTCGGTTTCGACAATGTGGTGCTGCCCGTCGGGGACCTCGGGGAGGCCGTCGGGTTCTACGAGCGGGCCGGGTTCGCGGTGGCGTTCCATTTCGACGAGGCCGGGATCGCGCTGCTGAGGGTGGGGGGCGAGACCCCGGGGATCCTGCTCAGACACGAGGACGGGATGGGACACCGGCCGCCGCCCTGGCCGTCGCCGCGGGTGTGGCTGGAGGTGCCGGACGCGCGCGTGGCGGCACGACGGCTGGCCGAGGCGGGCATCGCGCCGCTCGACGCGCCGTTCTCGGTGGCGACGGGCTGGACGGTCGAGGTCGCCGACCCGTGGGGCAACGTCGTCGGGTTCACGGACTACACGAAACGGCCGGAGTTGGGCCGCCGGCCGTGA
- a CDS encoding TM2 domain-containing protein: protein MSETPQQPQPQDPHSQGPQPQGPQPQPQPGYGYPGGGPQDATQPGYPGPYGYPQPGQPPYPGYGQPGYGQPGYGYVPPGTFTGDPQAPYGYDPLGRPYSDKSKVVAGVLQLTLGTLGVGRFYIGHVGIGLAQLFTCGGLGIWALIDGIMMLVSDSTTDSDGRVLRG, encoded by the coding sequence TTGTCCGAAACGCCACAGCAGCCCCAGCCCCAGGACCCGCACTCCCAGGGACCTCAGCCCCAGGGACCGCAGCCTCAGCCCCAGCCCGGCTACGGCTACCCCGGCGGGGGCCCGCAGGACGCGACCCAGCCCGGCTACCCCGGCCCCTACGGGTATCCCCAGCCCGGCCAGCCGCCGTACCCCGGCTACGGCCAGCCCGGTTACGGACAGCCCGGTTACGGCTACGTACCCCCCGGCACCTTCACCGGCGACCCCCAGGCCCCCTACGGGTACGACCCGCTGGGCCGTCCCTACTCCGACAAGTCGAAGGTCGTCGCGGGCGTGCTCCAGCTCACCCTGGGCACCCTCGGCGTCGGCCGCTTCTACATCGGCCATGTCGGCATCGGCCTCGCCCAGCTCTTCACCTGCGGCGGCCTCGGCATCTGGGCGCTGATCGACGGCATCATGATGCTGGTCAGCGACAGCACGACCGACAGCGACGGGCGGGTCCTGCGTGGCTGA
- a CDS encoding DUF2752 domain-containing protein, producing the protein MADAGRLSVRCPAVLRHPAAAPLAVLAAGAAGSAYLYATDPHASGHWLPRCPFRLVTGLLCPACGGTRMVYDLMHGHFAQAWLDNRVLLLASPFALALLARWAWEGLRGRVWRPRLGTRGVAVVLGIAVAWTVLRNVVG; encoded by the coding sequence GTGGCTGACGCCGGGCGCCTCTCCGTGAGGTGCCCGGCCGTCCTGCGGCACCCGGCGGCGGCCCCCCTCGCGGTGCTCGCCGCGGGTGCGGCCGGCTCCGCGTATCTGTACGCCACCGACCCGCACGCGTCCGGGCACTGGCTCCCGCGGTGCCCGTTCCGGCTGGTCACCGGTCTGCTCTGCCCCGCCTGCGGCGGCACCCGCATGGTGTACGACCTGATGCACGGTCACTTCGCCCAGGCGTGGCTGGACAACCGGGTCCTGCTGCTCGCCTCGCCGTTCGCCCTCGCGCTGTTGGCCCGCTGGGCGTGGGAGGGGCTGCGCGGGCGCGTCTGGCGGCCGCGTCTGGGGACGAGGGGAGTGGCCGTCGTCCTCGGGATCGCGGTGGCATGGACGGTGCTGAGGAACGTTGTTGGCTGA
- a CDS encoding TM2 domain-containing protein, with protein MTVPTPQAPYGVDPLGRPYSDKSKIVAGILQLFLGTLGIGRFYVGSVGVGVAQLLTCGGLGFWALIDGILFLTSNDRTDKEGRILRG; from the coding sequence ATGACCGTCCCCACCCCGCAGGCCCCCTACGGCGTCGACCCGCTGGGCCGCCCGTACTCCGACAAGTCCAAGATCGTCGCCGGTATCCTCCAGCTCTTCCTGGGCACCCTGGGCATCGGACGCTTCTACGTCGGCTCCGTCGGCGTGGGCGTCGCCCAGCTCCTCACCTGCGGCGGCCTCGGCTTCTGGGCCCTGATCGACGGCATCCTGTTCCTCACCAGCAACGACCGCACCGACAAGGAAGGCCGCATCCTCCGCGGCTGA